The Clostridia bacterium sequence TTATGTAATATCGCTAAATATGATTTATATTCTTTAATACATAATATGTACCAATTAATCTTGCTGTTCTATTTTGGCAATATTTTAGCGAATACACAATAAGTCTATCTTTTTATATTTTACTATTGACTCAAACTGACAAAAAGGTTATAATATATAAGTTGAAAAGTGTAAAAAAATGTAGAAAATTGTCACATAAGTTAGGCTAAATTATAGTAATTGCAGTTTAATACATTTAAACTCTAATTAGCCTAAGAAAATTAACACTTTTGTTCTAAAAGGTAAAGTTAAAGTTAGTTAGTTACTTAACTAACTTTTTCAGTCAAAACTAACATTCTTGATTTTCTTTAATAAATCTAACGCATACTTTTTTAAGATAAGTTGTTTCTTGTCGTAAACAGTTAGCTTGTCTTAGGGTGAAAAATTATAAATTATGAGGAGAGTTCGATATGAACAGTGTCAAACCATCTAATAGGTTCAAATCTTTTAGGGGGGGGGGAATCAAATGCCTAACCTAAAAAAAATATTAATTGTTGACGATAATAGCATTAATCGAACAATTCTATCTAAAATATTGTCGTCTAAATACATTGTGCTTGAAGCTGAAAATGGTCAAATGGCGTTAAATTTACTTGATAAATATTCTAACGAGATTTCTGCCGTTATGCTTGATATTCTTATGCCGATAATGAGCGGTTATGATTTTTTGCAAGCTATTCGTCAAAATAGCAAGTATAATAATTTACCAATTATTGTCACAACCGGCAGTCACGGCGCAGAAAGTGAGAGAAAGGCTCTTTCTCTTGGCGCTTGGGACTTCGTTTCTAAGCCTTACGATGCCGAAATTATTATGTTTAGGCTTAAAAATGCAATAGATAAAAGCCAGTTATCGGCGTTAAAACAACTTCAATATTTAGCCGAATACGACGCTCTAACGGGAATTTATAATAAAGCAAAGTTTTTTGAAACAACTCGTGAAATGATTGACGCTAATCCTAGCGTTACATTTGCTTTTTTACGCTTTGACGTTGATAGATTTAAATTAATTAATACTTTTTTCGGCACGGCAGAAGGTGATAAACTACTTATTTATATAGCTGAAAAAACAGCCGAAGACGTAAAAAATTGCGAACTTGTTACCTATGGTAGAATTAGCGGTGATATTGTCGGCGTTTGTATGCCTTACGAAAAAGAAAAAATAGAGAAAATGGTTCTTCAATCAAAAAAGACGCTCGCTCAATTTAATACAAACTACGATATTGTGCCTTCGATAGGTATTTATATAATTACCGACAATAAAATTTCGGTAGACGAAATGTATAACAGAGCTTCGCTTGCTTCAAGAGTATGCAAGGGAAACTACGTTGACTTCTACGCATATTACAATCAAAGTATGAGCGAAGATATTAACGCCGAACAAGAGATTACAAATGAAATGAACTATGCCTTAGAAAATGGTCAATTTCACATTTATTTACAACCTCAATATAATATACATACAAATTTGCCTTGCGGAGCGGAAGCCCTTGTAAGGTGGATGCACCCCAAAAAAGGTATAATTTTGCCCGGTAAATTTATACCCATTTTTGAACGCAATGGCTTTATTACCAAACTTGACTATTATGTTTGGGAGCAAACGTGCAAATGTTTGTCCGCAAGGAGAGAAAAAGGAATTAAACCTTATCCAATATCCGTAAATATTTCTAGGGTTAATACTTATAACCCTAATTTAGTTGAAACTTTATTGTCGCTTGTTAAAAAATACGAAGTAGAACCTTCTTTACTTCACCTAGAATTGACCGAAAGCGCTTACACGGATAATCCAACCGCTATGAAAAAGACTATGAGGCAACTTCAAGATTATGGTTTTGTGATAATGATGGACGACTTTGGTAGCGGATATTCCTCGCTTAGTCTACTAAAAGATATAGCGATAGACATTTTGAAGATAGATATGCAATTTTTGTCAAAAGCTGATAGTCCGGGTAGAAGTGAAAATATTATCGCATCGGTAATTCGTATGGCGAAGTGGCTAAATATACCTGTAATTGCCGAAGGAGTAGAAACAATCGAGCAAATAGAATTTTTAAGAAGCGTTGGGTGCGACTACGTGCAAGGCTACTACTACGCTCGTCCTATGCCGATTGAAGATTACGACAAACTTTGCATCAACTTGTCGCTTACTTCGCAAGACACGATTGAAAAAGACCTTTTCTGTTATGACAATTTATTTTCCGTCAATCTAGATGTGAAGCCCTTATTTAGCAACCTGTTGCAACCGGTGGTAATTTACGAGTATGTCGACGATAAAATTGAAATAATTAGAGTAAACGAAGCGTACTACGCATTGTTAGGCTATGACGATATGTCTACTAACGCTCAAAAAATTCTTGCTGTAATGGACGAAGACAGTAAAGCGACCTTACTTAACGCTTTTAGAACTTGTTCGGTAACGCAAAAAAATGTTGAGTGCGAATATATGCGGTTGCGAAACGGCGGAAATCCCGTATGGATACATACAAATCTTAAATATGTGTCAATGGTTGGCAACAAAAAAATATTAATAGGGGAGTTAAGCGACATTACAATTCGTAAGGCGCTTGACGAAGAATTAAAAAAATATAGAACTTCTTTGCTTTTAACTACTCATAAGGATAAGGTTGCTTTAATTGTCGACGACGTCGAGATAAATCGCATTGTCTTAAAGAAAATATTGCAAGGTAGATTTACCTTTTTAGAGGCTGAAAACGGTAAAGAAGCTATTAAAATATTAGAAGATAATCAAGTTGACTTAATTTTGCTTGACATTTCTATGCCCGTTATGGGCGGTAGAGAATTTTTGCAATACAAAAAAAGTTGTCCGCATCTTGATGTTACTCCGGTAATAATAATTACCGCAGACGATACTCCTGCGCAACAAATTAACGCTTTTTCTTTGGGCGCAAACGACTATATCGTCAAACCTTTAATACCCGAAGTTGTGACTCGTCGTATTGATAACGTGCTTGATTCTAACCAACGATTTAAAGAAATGGTCAAAGAATATAACACAATGTCGCAACAAGTTAAGACTGACTTAATGACCGGATTGTTCAATAGAATTAGCGCCGAAGACATTATGACACGTCGTCTTCTAAGTTCTTCAAAGTCTAGCGCTATGATTATGCTTGACATTGACAATTTTAAAAAGATAAACGATTCATTAGGACACGACTACGGCGACAAAGTAATTTGTAAGGTCGCCGAAAAACTTAGGCAAGTTTTTGGACAAAATTACATTATAGCCCGTATGGGAGGCGACGAATTCGCCGTACTTATGAATGAAATAGATAGCGTTGATTCTGTTGAAAAACTAGCCAAAGAATTTTGTTTGAGTATGTTAAACATTACTATTGACGGCAAAAATACCGAGATAACTTGTTCGGTCGGCATAGCCGTTTCTTTAAAAGAAGACAATTCTTTCGCCACAATTTATACTAACGCCGACAAAGCTCTATATAACGCAAAGTGTCATGGAAGAAACACCGTTTCTGTTTATGGCGACAAATCAATTATTACCTCAATCAGCAAATGGATAAACGACGCTGAAAATGTTGTTGATACAATTAATGACAGTATTTATGCGTGCAACAGCGTTACTTATGAACTTTTATATGTCAACGACAACCTTTGTAAGACTAACGGAGTTACAAGGGAAGAATGTAAGGGCAAAAAGTGCTACGAAATTTTGATGAAGAGAAGTTCGCCTTGCGAATTTTGTTCTATGCCACGAATGGAGCAAGACAAAGTGTATACAAGGTTGTTCCGCAAACCAAATACAAAAGATATCTTTTTAATGCGTGGCAAAACCATTGAGCGTGGAGGAATATCTATGCACCTAGAAGTTATAGTAGATATAAGCGAAGTTGAGAATATGAATTTATTTTGGGAGGGCGTTAAAGATAGTGGAAGAAAATAATTCTAACTTTTTAATGCAAGGCGATAGTCCAAACATTGATAATGCAAGTTTAATTCTTAAATATTGCGGAATACAATCTTGGACATACTTCCCTACTGACGACAGCGCTCAATCAGGGCAACACGCAATGGCAGAACTTGGAGTATCTAAAACTTGGGAAAATTTCCCGCAAAATATGATTGCTATGGGTTTAATACACGCCGACTCGGCTTTTGACTGGCTAAATATGCACAAAAGAATTAGATGCGGAGAAGCCTCAATCGTATGCGAGATACAAGTGATAGAGGGTGGCGTACCTATTTGGAAAAAGATACAGTACTATACGAATTTTGATAAATCAGGCAAACCTATCAGTGCGCTTGGCATAGCCGAAGACATTGGCGCATACAAAAATCTTTTTGAAAATCATACTTTGGCTTCTAAGCAATGTGGCGTGTCTACTTGGATGTTTGACTTTGCTACAAAGACAATATACAACTTCAATAACGCTACGCATATTAAAGCGTTTGACAACGTAACTACTATTCGTAACGTACCGGAAATATTTGGAAGTTCCAGTAGTCTATTATATCAAGACGACGTACCTTCTCTATACGCTATGTTTGATAAACTCTACGCAGGCGAAAAGACCTCTTCGTGCGTGGGAAGATGGCGTGACGAAGGTAGTTCTACTTATTTATGGTATAAAATTTCTTATAATACGTTGTTTGATGCCGACAATAAGCCTATTAGAGCGATTGGCACAGCTATTAATATTACAGAACGTGTTAAACTCGAAGAACGCTACGCCGAAGAAGTTAAATGGAGAAAAATACATAATAAAGACGTAATTGGTTCGTTTAGAATGAACTTAACCAACAATACTTGCGATGACGGGCAAGGTAACAATCCAACTGTGCTATGTTTTCAAGACAAAGGGACAGTTGACGGGTTCTTTGAACTCGAATATAAGACTCATTTAGACGAAAAAGAGCTAGACGAATATAAAAGCGTATTTAATCGTGAAAATTTACTTAAAGTTTTTAGAGAGGGCAAGACCACCGTTTCGCAAGAATCGTACGTATGCTTTGGTTATGAAAATGTATTGTGGATTAAAATAGAAGTAGATATGTTCCAAAATCCGCATAGCGACGACATCGAAGCTTATATTTACGCAATAGATATTGACCAAAAAAAGACTGACTCAGCCCTAGTCAACGCCGTTGTAAATATGGACTACGATTATATAGCTTTAATCGACGAAACAAACAAAGTCTATACTGTCTACTTAAAGACCGGCGGAAAAACGCCCCTGCCAACCGGGTTTTCTTCTAATTATCAGCAAGCGGTAGAGCAGTATGCGCACAAATACTTAGTAGAAGAAGATATTGAAACAAATATACACGAAATGTCTTGTGACAATTTGTTTGCGAAATTAGAATGTCAAGATATTTTTACTACGTATTGCCGAGTTAAAGAGCCCGACGGAACTATTAGTCGTAAGAAATTGCAATTTACTTATCTTGATAAATTACACAATAAAATTATACTTACACGAACCGATATTACATCTATTTACGATGAAGAACAGCGTAAAAATGAGGCGTTAAAAGACGCTTTAATTGCCGCTCAACAAGCTAATATGGCCAAGTCGGAATTTCTTTCTCGTATGAGTCACGAAATAAGAACGCCTATGAATACAATTATTGGTATGTCTACCTTGGCGTCAAATTGTGTAAATGACCCGTCGCAAGTATCGTCATATCTTTCAAAAGTTGGGTTATCGGCTAGATTTTTGCTTTCGTTAATTAACGATATACTAGATATGTCAAGAATTGAGAGCGGAAAAGTGCTTATTCGCAATGAAAATATTCCATTTGCAGAATTTATCAATAGCATTAACAGCATTTGTAACGAACAAGCAACAGAAAAGGGCGTAGAATACGACTCTATCATTACTAGTTGCGTTGAGAATACTTATGTTGGCGACGCAATGAAATTGCAACAAGTGCTTGTAAATATTATTTCTAACGCTATAAAATTTACTTCAAGCGGAGGCAAAGTTCAATTTATAATTCACCAAGAAAAATGTGGCGCAAACCAAGCTACTATGAAATTTATAGTTAATGATACCGGCATAGGTATTAGCGAAGAATTTATGCCAAAATTGTT is a genomic window containing:
- a CDS encoding EAL domain-containing protein, coding for MPNLKKILIVDDNSINRTILSKILSSKYIVLEAENGQMALNLLDKYSNEISAVMLDILMPIMSGYDFLQAIRQNSKYNNLPIIVTTGSHGAESERKALSLGAWDFVSKPYDAEIIMFRLKNAIDKSQLSALKQLQYLAEYDALTGIYNKAKFFETTREMIDANPSVTFAFLRFDVDRFKLINTFFGTAEGDKLLIYIAEKTAEDVKNCELVTYGRISGDIVGVCMPYEKEKIEKMVLQSKKTLAQFNTNYDIVPSIGIYIITDNKISVDEMYNRASLASRVCKGNYVDFYAYYNQSMSEDINAEQEITNEMNYALENGQFHIYLQPQYNIHTNLPCGAEALVRWMHPKKGIILPGKFIPIFERNGFITKLDYYVWEQTCKCLSARREKGIKPYPISVNISRVNTYNPNLVETLLSLVKKYEVEPSLLHLELTESAYTDNPTAMKKTMRQLQDYGFVIMMDDFGSGYSSLSLLKDIAIDILKIDMQFLSKADSPGRSENIIASVIRMAKWLNIPVIAEGVETIEQIEFLRSVGCDYVQGYYYARPMPIEDYDKLCINLSLTSQDTIEKDLFCYDNLFSVNLDVKPLFSNLLQPVVIYEYVDDKIEIIRVNEAYYALLGYDDMSTNAQKILAVMDEDSKATLLNAFRTCSVTQKNVECEYMRLRNGGNPVWIHTNLKYVSMVGNKKILIGELSDITIRKALDEELKKYRTSLLLTTHKDKVALIVDDVEINRIVLKKILQGRFTFLEAENGKEAIKILEDNQVDLILLDISMPVMGGREFLQYKKSCPHLDVTPVIIITADDTPAQQINAFSLGANDYIVKPLIPEVVTRRIDNVLDSNQRFKEMVKEYNTMSQQVKTDLMTGLFNRISAEDIMTRRLLSSSKSSAMIMLDIDNFKKINDSLGHDYGDKVICKVAEKLRQVFGQNYIIARMGGDEFAVLMNEIDSVDSVEKLAKEFCLSMLNITIDGKNTEITCSVGIAVSLKEDNSFATIYTNADKALYNAKCHGRNTVSVYGDKSIITSISKWINDAENVVDTINDSIYACNSVTYELLYVNDNLCKTNGVTREECKGKKCYEILMKRSSPCEFCSMPRMEQDKVYTRLFRKPNTKDIFLMRGKTIERGGISMHLEVIVDISEVENMNLFWEGVKDSGRK
- a CDS encoding response regulator; its protein translation is MEENNSNFLMQGDSPNIDNASLILKYCGIQSWTYFPTDDSAQSGQHAMAELGVSKTWENFPQNMIAMGLIHADSAFDWLNMHKRIRCGEASIVCEIQVIEGGVPIWKKIQYYTNFDKSGKPISALGIAEDIGAYKNLFENHTLASKQCGVSTWMFDFATKTIYNFNNATHIKAFDNVTTIRNVPEIFGSSSSLLYQDDVPSLYAMFDKLYAGEKTSSCVGRWRDEGSSTYLWYKISYNTLFDADNKPIRAIGTAINITERVKLEERYAEEVKWRKIHNKDVIGSFRMNLTNNTCDDGQGNNPTVLCFQDKGTVDGFFELEYKTHLDEKELDEYKSVFNRENLLKVFREGKTTVSQESYVCFGYENVLWIKIEVDMFQNPHSDDIEAYIYAIDIDQKKTDSALVNAVVNMDYDYIALIDETNKVYTVYLKTGGKTPLPTGFSSNYQQAVEQYAHKYLVEEDIETNIHEMSCDNLFAKLECQDIFTTYCRVKEPDGTISRKKLQFTYLDKLHNKIILTRTDITSIYDEEQRKNEALKDALIAAQQANMAKSEFLSRMSHEIRTPMNTIIGMSTLASNCVNDPSQVSSYLSKVGLSARFLLSLINDILDMSRIESGKVLIRNENIPFAEFINSINSICNEQATEKGVEYDSIITSCVENTYVGDAMKLQQVLVNIISNAIKFTSSGGKVQFIIHQEKCGANQATMKFIVNDTGIGISEEFMPKLFEPFEQARAGTAVSGTGLGLAICKNLINLMGGSISVNSIEGVGSEFVVEVKLGIVESSKQDIQSKTSVCLDNLKALIVDDDIIICQHTKDILLDMKITAEYVVSGSSAIKAVQSKWSNKEFFDIILIDWKMPDMDGIQTTREIRKIVGTDVTIIIMTAYDWAVIENEAKIAGVNMLLSKPLFKSSLASAFEKIYLQKETAKFIVPVEVDFTGKRVLLVEDHLLNIEVAKKLLNAKNMEVEVAENGLIAIETFAQKEVGYYDAILMDIRMPIMDGITATKSIRQMRKADAKTIPIIAMTANAFDEDIEKTRSAGMNAHLAKPIEPFLLYQTIQNFIK